A genomic stretch from Ignavibacteriota bacterium includes:
- a CDS encoding TonB-dependent receptor, whose protein sequence is MLRRFAIFMFLCLALGPSVLAGGPDDSLLFFLGREVVVTATRLPLAAAGAPSAVERYDRAEMNALPATTLADVLESTPGAQLRSYGNGLRMLSFRGLGPEYTVVYYNGVRLNDAQNGTVDLGRLPLLGLDRLEVAAGGYGALYGSDALGGVVNISSGSAAAPRVSLRAGGGSFGWTAASLSGRTDIGPLRLALAGSAEHARNNFPFTSAHEPAGEFTRANADYTRRLLTADADYVAPSARLSLHARVSDNDAGAPGAFLTTTPAQARQRDLDASVTLQAAFEMSQETVIRFAPGFTRNSQHYVDPAVQFGGRAIDSKYENTATSLSASVQHESGPSLRFLAGFDLVAAQLRSLDVRGVPSRSAAGAFASAEVLLPSLPSLRLFPSLRYDVLADSPGPRRLSVWSPGLGANLALDGERLFLRARYSRGFRAPTFNQRYWLQGGNPDLRPEFSAAYDAGLGASVLDRVLHVEASYFLHDITDKIVWMPGAGVFWSPKNIQHVLSRGFELRMHGMVPGGLFRYRAHAQILSTKKMNRSFIGDATEGRELPYTPAYSGGAAFEGAFGGLGLAVTLHVVGPRYTLETNAPESRLESTATLDAAASYAFTLSPARLIVKTEVLNLLDAQYQLVAFYPMPPRAFRLTLSLDIP, encoded by the coding sequence ATGCTCCGTCGCTTCGCCATATTCATGTTCCTCTGCCTCGCGCTGGGCCCGTCGGTCCTCGCGGGAGGACCGGACGACTCGCTCCTGTTTTTCCTGGGACGGGAAGTGGTGGTCACGGCCACGCGTCTCCCGCTCGCGGCGGCCGGCGCACCTTCGGCCGTCGAACGCTACGACCGCGCGGAGATGAACGCGCTGCCGGCAACGACCCTCGCCGATGTGCTGGAATCCACACCGGGCGCCCAGTTGCGCTCCTACGGGAACGGGCTCCGGATGCTCTCTTTCCGCGGACTCGGACCGGAGTACACCGTGGTGTATTACAATGGCGTGCGGCTGAACGACGCGCAGAACGGCACGGTGGACTTGGGCCGCCTTCCACTTCTTGGCCTGGACCGGCTCGAGGTGGCTGCCGGCGGATACGGCGCGTTGTACGGATCCGATGCGCTGGGCGGTGTGGTGAACATCAGCAGCGGCTCCGCCGCCGCGCCGCGCGTCTCGCTGCGCGCGGGCGGAGGATCCTTCGGGTGGACCGCCGCATCCCTGAGCGGCCGCACCGATATCGGCCCGCTGCGTCTCGCACTTGCGGGCAGCGCCGAGCATGCGCGCAATAACTTCCCCTTCACTTCAGCGCACGAACCCGCGGGCGAGTTCACACGCGCGAATGCCGACTATACGCGCCGCCTGTTGACCGCCGATGCCGACTACGTCGCGCCCTCCGCGCGTCTCTCGCTCCATGCGCGGGTAAGCGACAACGACGCCGGCGCCCCGGGCGCCTTCCTCACCACCACGCCCGCGCAGGCACGGCAGCGGGACCTCGACGCTTCGGTGACACTGCAGGCCGCGTTCGAGATGTCACAGGAAACGGTCATCCGTTTTGCGCCCGGTTTCACCCGCAATTCGCAGCACTACGTCGATCCCGCGGTGCAATTCGGCGGCCGCGCAATCGACAGCAAATACGAGAACACCGCCACATCACTTTCTGCGTCGGTACAGCACGAAAGCGGACCGTCGCTCCGTTTCCTCGCGGGCTTCGATCTTGTGGCCGCGCAGCTTCGATCCCTTGATGTGCGCGGAGTGCCTTCACGCAGCGCCGCCGGAGCTTTTGCGAGCGCCGAGGTCCTGCTGCCCTCCCTGCCTTCGCTGCGGCTGTTCCCTTCACTCCGGTACGACGTTCTTGCCGACTCTCCGGGTCCGCGCCGCCTCTCCGTATGGTCGCCCGGTCTCGGCGCCAATCTCGCGCTCGACGGCGAGCGGCTTTTTCTGCGCGCACGTTACTCGCGCGGCTTCCGCGCCCCGACCTTTAATCAGCGGTATTGGCTGCAGGGCGGCAATCCCGATCTGCGCCCCGAATTTTCTGCGGCCTACGATGCAGGCCTCGGGGCCTCCGTGCTGGACCGCGTGCTGCATGTCGAGGCGTCCTATTTCCTGCACGACATCACCGACAAAATCGTCTGGATGCCGGGTGCCGGTGTGTTCTGGTCGCCGAAGAACATACAGCACGTGCTCTCGCGTGGATTCGAGCTGCGCATGCACGGCATGGTTCCCGGCGGGCTCTTCCGATATCGCGCGCATGCGCAGATCCTCTCGACAAAAAAGATGAACCGGTCCTTTATCGGTGATGCGACCGAAGGCCGCGAGCTTCCCTACACGCCCGCGTATTCGGGCGGTGCGGCGTTCGAAGGTGCTTTCGGCGGCCTGGGTCTCGCAGTGACGCTGCATGTGGTTGGTCCGCGCTACACGCTCGAAACCAACGCCCCGGAATCGCGCCTCGAATCCACCGCCACGCTGGACGCGGCGGCATCGTATGCGTTTACACTCTCCCCTGCGCGCCTCATTGTCAAGACCGAGGTGCTGAACCTGCTCGACGCGCAGTACCAGTTGGTTGCCTTCTATCCCATGCCACCGCGCGCCTTCCGTCTCACACTTTCACTGGATATTCCATGA